A genome region from Arachis duranensis cultivar V14167 chromosome 8, aradu.V14167.gnm2.J7QH, whole genome shotgun sequence includes the following:
- the LOC107460381 gene encoding thioredoxin-like 4, chloroplastic, with the protein MPQVVYPRQDILHTYSFAYFRQDLKKPADSGIFHVGFSLFSRHNHSKLCLGDTKIKPLKKMRRTFCPCSSTGVVADEHQEDFPNVNEDLCPVDCVREFTTDEEFCRILDKAKGTGSFVIVDFYRTSRGSCKYIEQGFAKLCKKAGDDEALIIFLKYNVMNEYDEQSEVAERLRIKVVPLSILQRWSPVLEAFPTKNKEKIVVAILKYSS; encoded by the exons ATGCCACAAGTTGTATATCCGAGGCAGGACATTTTGCATACCTATTCCTTTGCCTATTTTAGACAGGACTTGAAGAAACCAGCTGATTCTGGAATTTTCCATGTGGGTTTCAGCTTGTTTTCAAGGCACAATCATAGCAAACTTTGTCTTGGTGATACAAAAATTAAGCCTTTAAAAAAGATGAGGCGCACATTTTGCCCTTGTAGTAGTACAGGAGTTGTTgcagatgaacatcaagaagaCTTTCCTAATGTAAATGAGGACCTGTGTCCCGTTGATTGTGTAAGGGAATTCACCACGGATGAAGAGTTCTGCAGAATTCTGGACAAGGCTAAAGGAACAGGATCTTTTGTGATAGTAGATTTTTACCGTACTTCTCGTGGAAGCTGCAAATATATAGAGCAGGGTTTTGCTAAGTTGTGCAAGAAGGCTGGTGATGACGAAGCTCTGATTATTTTCCTAAAGTATaat GTAATGAACGAGTATGATGAGCAATCCGAGGTTGCAGAGCGGCTAAGAATCAAG GTTGTGCCTCTTTCAATTCTACAAAGATGGAGTCCTGTTTTAGAAGCATTTCcaaccaaaaataaagaaaagattgTCGTAGCCATCCTCAAGTATTCATCTTAG
- the LOC107460440 gene encoding uncharacterized protein LOC107460440, protein MLAFLSTAKALRSLASCRSGVAQLIRRSSSHKFEGCRCLTSIAGGATSQIQSLGCHVGGSPFTGALSNINAALQTRHFLGCGDGEEGVLSKIYEEKRVLGYSPEQLFDVVAAVEFYHGFVPWCQRSEILRHYPDGSFDAELEIGFKFLVESYVSHVELERPKRIKTTVSQSTLFDHLINIWEFNPGPVPGTCNLYFLVDFKFQSPLYRQIASMFFKEVASRMVGSFTERCRLIYGPEVRVHERSYGERA, encoded by the exons ATGCTGGCATTCTTATCCACCGCGAAGGCACTCCGCTCCTTAGCGTCATGCAGAAGCGGCGTCGCTCAATTGATTAGGAGGAGCAGCAGCCACAAATTCGAAGGCTGCCGGTGTCTTACCTCCATCGCTGGCGGCGCCACCAGTCAGATTCAGTCCCTTGGATGCCACGTTGGCGGTTCCCCGTTTACGGGAGCGTTGAGTAACATCAATGCTGCTCTCCAAACGAGACACTTCCTTGGCTGTGGAGATGGTGAAGAAGGTGTTCTCTCCAAAATTTACGAGGAGAAGCGCGTTTTGGG GTATTCGCCAGAGCAATTATTTGATGTTGTTGCAGCTGTTGAATTCTACCATGGGTTCGTTCCCTGGTGTCAAAGGTCGGAGATACTTAGGCACTATCCAGATGGATCATTTGATgctgagttggagattggatttaaatttcttgttgaAAGTTATGTTTCTCACGTTGAATTGGAGAGACCAAAACGTATAAAG ACAACCGTTTCACAGAGTACCCTGTTTGATCATTTGATAAACATATGGGAATTCAATCCAGGCCCAGTTCCAGGGACGtgcaatctttattttttggtgGATTTCAAGTTTCAGTCACCACTTTACAGACAG ATTGCATCTATGTTCTTCAAGGAGGTAGCCTCTAGGATGGTTGGTTCATTTACGGAGCGTTGCCGTTTGATATATGGACCAGAGGTGCGGGTCCATGAAAGGTCATATGGAGAAAGGGCATAA
- the LOC107460365 gene encoding uncharacterized protein LOC107460365 — MKPPPVDVAVLWTHYGTTHKNNFKIKEKIAMCSPTTDLLLPPQQIQGSVSTAEWTDEKHSMFLNSMEASFVHQLYDFKQTFASITRLNESHDLKTNPWIQHYGSSNKLGAPHAPIVHAEMSDQNFADEEAEEQQKENNKRDVKRLKRTLINDDAAAAMRYCKT; from the exons ATGAAACCCCCACCGGTTGACGTGGCGGTGCTTTGGACCCACTACGGTACTACACAT aagaacaatttcaagataaaagaaaaaattgccaTGTGTTCACCCACCACTGATCTCCTTTTGCCACCACAACAGATACAG GGATCAGTGTCTACAGCAGAGTGGACAGACGAGAAACACAGCATGTTTCTTAACTCTATGGAAGCATCATTTGTCCACCAATTATATGACTTCAAGCAAACATTCGCCTCAATCACTAGACTCAATGAGTCCCATGATTTAAAAACAAATCCGTGGATTCAGCACTACGGATCTTCAAACAAACTAGGTGCTCCACATGCTCCAATTGTTCATGCAG AGATGTCGGATCAGAACTTTGCCGATGAAGAAGCTGAGGagcaacaaaaggaaaacaacAAAAGAGATGTAAAAAGACTTAAAAGGACTTTGATAAATGATGATGCTGCTGCAGCAATGAGATACTGTAAAACATAG